Sequence from the Hoplias malabaricus isolate fHopMal1 chromosome 10, fHopMal1.hap1, whole genome shotgun sequence genome:
TGCTGGAGAACAGGTGTGATATGTGCGCTTTGTGGAAGTAAGGATCCTAGCTGCAATTCTGGATGTATTGAAGACGGTTTAACAGTTTGACTGGAAGTTTGTAGAACATTGACTTGCAATAATCAACACAAGAAAAAATCTAAGCATTCACCAGTATTTTAGCATTATTGTCACTAAGCATGGGATGCAAGCGTGCAATATTCCTCAGATGATAAAATGCAGTTTTAGTGACTACATTAACATGAGAGTCAAGAGAGAGACTCGAATCTAAGAGGCAGCCAAGGTTCTTAACGGAACGGGCTGGCTTAATATCAACACCATTAATATGAACTGAGAAATTTGATCCACGAGAAAGTGATGTCTTCGTTCCAActgtggtggagaaaataaatacaagtattaagaattgaaatctaacagagcatttgcaatcagaaattagtttattaaccttaaggtggtcaacacacaatagcacaaAGCACTATGTGAATGAGGACAAAGAatatgttttcacagagagtttatataggtagtttatacgtcataagcataagataatcactcttacacaaaaaaagtttctgcaagcttagtttccttagagacatcccaggttgatatacaagatgaaggacaaaatgttttattctgataaagcactgacctgacatacacttagtttctgTTCTGTTAGAGATCTGTTGACggttagaaatgaatatacagaaaaaaaacagacatgatgAAAGCAGACAGGGTCTTTCATCAGAGACATATAATATAAATTGTTCAATAAGTATACTTGGGAAATATACTTGAACTTTACTTAAGTTTACTTAATAAGGTAGGAGGTTCTTTTATTGCTAAATGATATTTGCAAGACATGTGAAGTTACTATCATTAAAAGGTGGGGAGTAGCATGAGTGTTGTTAAGAAATGTGTAGATGTACGTTGTTTtagttgtgtttttatatttgttttgtatatGAATACTCTGGTTTGGTATTTTGTGGTAATAAACCACCCTCATATGTCTAATCCCTGACCGCTCCCCTGCACTGTGTGTTCAGTAATTGCTGGGCTGGAAGCTTTCCTCGAAATGTATTATGACTGTTCTGGAACTGCCTGTCATTCGAGAATTTAGCCACAAATTTGGTTCCTTGACTTCTCTGATGCATTTGGTAATATATAAACCCTTAAAGGTGCCAGTTACAGATGCCTAAGACTATCAAACCAtgaattatattttgtttagtttcttgttttttttttatctcacaCCATAAGGATATCTATACTTTAAGTTTCTagagtctgatccacttgtaccagcacaacaacatcagtgtcactgataaTATGTGCTGTTAACAAATTCACCcgatacctgctctgtagtggtcctgtggggtttATAATTATTGAAGCACAGAGTGGAATTGAgcaaaaaaagtatgcagagcaacaggcttTAACTGTAGAACCACATAGTTCTTCTGTATGGAAAATGGACTCTTTAACCTTTATTATTTAATGGTAATAAAAAGTACCAATGAGAGATGAtaaaagatatatttttatatattaatatatcttATCTGACTATATGTTATCTTATCTAAGAAACCAATGGCACATAGAAGCTATTGAGTATACACCTATATAATATCCGCTTTATCACAGTCATCTGAGTTAATTCCTCCCTCTACTGGCCTCAGTACTGTGCTTCTCTGGAATACTGACCACTGTACACAGCATCACCTACATTTGTTCTTTATCACATATTTAGGACCTTGAACTTTATCGAGGTTTTTCTATTTCCCCTTCAGTAGATATTATGCACCACACGCTTCCTTGACCTAAACATTAACCAAGAGATCACTTTTTTTCTTAAAAGAAAAGTTTCTTTGTTCCTAGTCCTTGTCTTGGTCAATAATTAGCTGTTTTCCAATTACAGATGATTATAAAAGAGATGACCTtctgtttctgttcattttatGATAAGACATGGCTATATAAGAAAGCTTTTTTCCATTCTCCTTCATATGCTGGTGTTGTGCACTGCTTTCAAACAATAGCTCACTgatgtttcttctttttttttcaaattgcaAACTTCTGTATTACAATCATCTGTAAATTTTAATTTTCCATGCCTTATTTCAAATCACTTTCACCATGAAGGGTGATGATCAAGAGATTGCTGTTGTTGGCATTGGATGTAATTTCCCAGGAGGTAAGATAAATACTCATAATATTCACTTAGCCTACTTCATACCCAGAGAGTTTCTGTTCATGCATTGTTATTTGTGTACCGATTGCACTGATGGTCTAGGTGAAGGACTTGATAATTTCTGGAAGGTTCTTTTGGAGGGAAAGAACTGTGCTGTCCATATTCCAGCTGACAGGTTTGACCGAGCAGAATGGTATGATCAAGATGAGACTAAACCAGGGAAGTCACGAACAGAAAAAGCAGCTCTTGCTGAAGGGTGAGCCTTTActcctaaaaaaaaaaggatcacATGCATTCAGTACTACAGAGTAGTAATAAATAAGTATCTAGAATATAAttatgttttcatattttaattatgattttttataatttacatCAATGCCTGTCTATATTAGTCCATCTTTCAATAAGATGTTCATAAACCTTGCTTTTCAAGCTGCATGATATTTAATTCAGTGAAGACTTCCCATAGCGACAAAACCCTGTACTtgcattttattccattttgaaggctttaaaatttgtttctgtaaatataaacctATCTTTGGTCTTGTTTTTCTGTAGGTTCAATGAGTTTGATCACAAGTTCTTTGGCATTACTGAAGCCGAGGTGGAACAAATGGATCCTCAGCACAAGATTCTTCTGCAGTGTACCTATAGGGCACTAGAGAATGCAGGCATACCTATGGAAAAGGCTAGTGGGAGTAAAACAGCAGTTTTTATAGGTAACGGAGGACCAAATGTGTGAACATAGAAGAGCAATAATAATGCTAAAGCCAAACATTAATGCTgataaaatattacaaagatTTTTTTGATAAAAGAATcataatctaaaaaaaaatgaatatgcaTGTTGTTTTAGGCTTAATGAACCGAGACTATGAACTCACCATGGCAAGTGTGAACCCAGTCATCATTAACCACTGCACTGGTACCGGATTAGCCATGAGCATAGCTGCCAACAGAGTCTCCTACAGCTTTAATTTCACTGGGCCGTCTATGTCTATTGACTGTGCATGCTCCTCATCTCTTGTTGCCCTTCATTTGGCTTGCCAAGCCATCAGAGAAGGTAAGGTAACAATATTAAAAGATACTTGCATAAATCCACATACAAGGGTCAATGGTCACTGACACAAAATAAGCTGCATTGTTGATATCATATAATTTTGTTGCTGTTGAAACGAATATTTGTagttataatagaataataCATGAAGACTTTTTTCTAAGCAATTTTAGAACCATCTTGCCCTAAAATTTGACTGTATTATATTTAACAGGAGACTGTGAAATGGCTGTATGTGGTGGTGTCAGCTGCATTTTTCAGCCAAGAGTGTTTGTGGCTTTGAGCAAGGCAAAGATGATCTCACCTGATGGAACCAGCAAACCATTCTCAAACACAGCAAATGGCTATGGGAGAGGGGAAGGCTGTGGAGTCATTCTCCTGAAATCTCTGAAAAAAGTATTTACTAATTTCTCAGACACCATAATACCTCAGTTATAATACCTCACAATACTGTACTCAGTTTAATCAGTCTTAATCACCAGTTAAACTGCTAATTGTGGAACCTTCCAAAAGTGGGTTACATGTATAACTTATATTACTTTTGtctcgtgtgtttttttgtctcgtgttcttttttttttcttgagtgTGCTGCAAGTGtcacattgtatttttttatatttataaaatacagttgGTTTGGTcagtaaaaacactgaaaatattttctatGTAAATTCATCAGTTATATAAATATTCAAGTGATTgaaagatttgattgcattttccGAAAGTGTCCCAAACTTTCTGGAAttttatattagttttttatattaaaataaaactgtatgtTGAAAGGATGACACTGTGGTTAACAAATATCTCTAAATTATCTGACAGGCTCTAGAAGATCATGACCACATCTGGGGAATTATATGCAAAACTGCAGTGAACCAGGATGGACACACTGTCACTCCAATGACCAAGCCATCGATGGTCCAGCAGGAGGAGCTGTTGAACAGAATCTACTCTACAGGGACCTTCTTGTCTGATGTGCAGTATATAGAGGCTCATGGGACAGGAACTCCGGTGGGAGATCCAGTAGAAGCAGGTAGCATTTCTAAAGTCATTGCAAAGGTCAGACCTGCAGGATTAGGGCCACTGTGCATCGGCTCTGTTAAGAGTAACATTGGACACACGGAATCTGCAGCAGGAGTGGCAGGACTCATTAAAGTTCTCCTAATGATGAAACATGAAACTATAGTTCCTTCAGTGTACTATTCAGAGAAAAGCTCTAGCATAGATGCTGAAACTTTGAATTTAAAAATTCCcaccaaagctgagaaatgggTCACCAGCTCAGTCAGAGTTGCTGGGATAAATAACTTTGGATTTGGTGGGACAAATGCACATGCAGTTGTAAGAGAATATGTACAGACAAAACCTACAAAACATGGCGAACCTGTACATCAGTTTTTTGTAGTTTCTGCAGCAACAGAAAAATCATATAGAACAACAATAGAAGACACTGTGCAAAAtataaaagcagaaaatataacAGATCTACAAAGCCTGGTGTATACCTCTGCATGTAGAAGGagtcatttaaaacacaaatatagAAAAGCGTTTCTTACATTTTCTTTGACTGACCTGAAAGAGAAACTTAAGCATGCTCTAGAAAAAACAACTGTACCGGCAAAGCAGGATCCAAGAgtagtttttgttttctgtgggAATGGTGTTACTTACAGAGGCATGTGCAAACAACTTCTAAAGGAAGAATCTGTTTTCAGGGCGAAAGTGAAAGAGATTGAGAGTTTGTTCCAAAGATACAAAAACATAAGTCTCTTAGAGAAGCTAGAGTGTGAGTCAGAAAAGGATGATGATTTCACAGACGTAGAAATTGTCCAGCCTCTCCTCTTTGCCATTCAAGTTGCCATTGCTGACCAGCTAATGCACTGGGGAATTAGGCCAGATGCGGTTCTTGGACATTCAGTTGGAGAGGTTGCTGCAGCTCATTGCTCTGGTCTGTTGTCACTTGAGGATGCTGTAAAGGTGATCTACTATCGGAGTAGTGCCCAAGGCAGAGTAACTGGTGGAAAAATGCTTGTTGTAAGTAACTTAGCTGTACCAAATGTGTTGAAAATGCTTCCTTCCTATTCTGGGAGGATTTGTCTGGCTGCTCAAAACAGCCCTCAGTCATGCACTCTTTCTGGAGATGCAGAGGCCATTGCTAGTTTGCACAAGAGTTTAAGTAACTCAAGTGAGGGCAAAAATCTGTTCCTGCATGTTTTAGATGTGCCTGCAGCTTATCATAGCCATATGATGGATCCTATTCTGGCAGATGTGGAGAATGAAATAGGATCATTAGAGGCACAAGACCTGGTGGCAGAATTATTCTCAACAGTGTCAGGAAATAAGGCCCTTCCCACAGATTTTGTTCATGGGAAATACTGGGCAAGAAATATTAGAGAGCCGGTCGCATTTGAACAAGCCATAAAATCtgcaaaacagacaaagaatgcCATCTTTGTTGAAATTGGCCCAAGAAGGGCTTTGCAGAGAAATATCATGGAGACCTTAGGAAATAACACAGTGGTGCTGTCCTCAGTGCAGCCACATAAAGATCTCGAGTCAATGCTCACAGTTGTGTCCAAAATATTTGAAATGGGTGTCAGTGTAGATTGGGATCAGTTCTACAAAGGTTGTGAGATGGAACCACTTCCTTTCCCAAGGTATCAGTTTGACAATGTAAGGAGAGATGTACTTATTGAAGCAACATGCTCTGATACCAGTAGCACCCACCCTGCAATTACACAGAAGAGTAAAGATGGCTCAATTTTCAGCTGTAACCTCTCATCTGGTTCACTGTCCTACCTGCAGGACCATAAACACCAGGGTGTTGCTATTATACCTGGGGCGTTTTATGTTGAATTGGGCTTAGCAGCTTTCATGGCAAGCGCAAAACCCAAGGTGCCTCTGAGCTCTTTGCAGATCAGCGTTAGATTCCATACTCCATGTGTTTTGTCACACAATACACCCGATATAAATGTGCAGTTGGATCCAAGTAGAAATACAGACAGAAgaagttttcagtttaaagtGCATTCTTTGTCAACAAACTATGCATCAGGCATAGTAGAGTCAACACAAAAAAGGTTGCCTGAAGAGCAATACATTTCACTAGACTCTGTCTACAAACGATGTCAGTCAGTCATACGTTCTGAAGAGTTCTACAAGTATCTTTCTTTGGGAGGATTTCAGTACAGTTCTATTTTCAAAAACAAGGGGGATGTTTTTTATGGGGAGGAGCTTAGAGAAACCTATTCACTTGTGACTGTCCCTGATGAGATGTTGGCTCAGTTACATGACTACTACCTTCATCCTGTGATCTTAGACTATCTCATGCAGCTTCTTCCTGTAACAGGAACACAACAGTTTCTGGGGAGACCTGGATTTCCCTCTGAAATAGGCAGCTTAACTGTGTTTGAACCATTGCAAAAAGAGATGGTTGTGTATTT
This genomic interval carries:
- the LOC136708001 gene encoding phthioceranic/hydroxyphthioceranic acid synthase-like; the protein is MKGDDQEIAVVGIGCNFPGGEGLDNFWKVLLEGKNCAVHIPADRFDRAEWYDQDETKPGKSRTEKAALAEGFNEFDHKFFGITEAEVEQMDPQHKILLQCTYRALENAGIPMEKASGSKTAVFIGLMNRDYELTMASVNPVIINHCTGTGLAMSIAANRVSYSFNFTGPSMSIDCACSSSLVALHLACQAIREGDCEMAVCGGVSCIFQPRVFVALSKAKMISPDGTSKPFSNTANGYGRGEGCGVILLKSLKKALEDHDHIWGIICKTAVNQDGHTVTPMTKPSMVQQEELLNRIYSTGTFLSDVQYIEAHGTGTPVGDPVEAGSISKVIAKVRPAGLGPLCIGSVKSNIGHTESAAGVAGLIKVLLMMKHETIVPSVYYSEKSSSIDAETLNLKIPTKAEKWVTSSVRVAGINNFGFGGTNAHAVVREYVQTKPTKHGEPVHQFFVVSAATEKSYRTTIEDTVQNIKAENITDLQSLVYTSACRRSHLKHKYRKAFLTFSLTDLKEKLKHALEKTTVPAKQDPRVVFVFCGNGVTYRGMCKQLLKEESVFRAKVKEIESLFQRYKNISLLEKLECESEKDDDFTDVEIVQPLLFAIQVAIADQLMHWGIRPDAVLGHSVGEVAAAHCSGLLSLEDAVKVIYYRSSAQGRVTGGKMLVVSNLAVPNVLKMLPSYSGRICLAAQNSPQSCTLSGDAEAIASLHKSLSNSSEGKNLFLHVLDVPAAYHSHMMDPILADVENEIGSLEAQDLVAELFSTVSGNKALPTDFVHGKYWARNIREPVAFEQAIKSAKQTKNAIFVEIGPRRALQRNIMETLGNNTVVLSSVQPHKDLESMLTVVSKIFEMGVSVDWDQFYKGCEMEPLPFPRYQFDNVRRDVLIEATCSDTSSTHPAITQKSKDGSIFSCNLSSGSLSYLQDHKHQGVAIIPGAFYVELGLAAFMASAKPKVPLSSLQISVRFHTPCVLSHNTPDINVQLDPSRNTDRRSFQFKVHSLSTNYASGIVESTQKRLPEEQYISLDSVYKRCQSVIRSEEFYKYLSLGGFQYSSIFKNKGDVFYGEELRETYSLVTVPDEMLAQLHDYYLHPVILDYLMQLLPVTGTQQFLGRPGFPSEIGSLTVFEPLQKEMVVYLRAICMGTEELKVCGCFADTQGRVLVELKHVTITYLGRRPRVVEDYFYHNSYSIAFEHASVSSARKSLVFADHLGISRGLQKHLDPSSKYISSTHKNALLEHGFEEFLSEMQVPNVKITNFQEVLFMWGNDDLTTYKTENVLECMTACCEIFRTIVAGLKAIHFQNSIRVVTYHSSEDTVDHISPGFVLSGMTRACAAELPDLSFQLIDISSVSSDDIKALAHILRSFPCSKYPELVIKDGQIFKPQISHTQTITTDNSYQSLYSCESFILQTCDPFRVTRLSAVASDNPVESIPDKYVEVQLSNICVHTSDYFPVSVSELNFGQTIYWNKHTSQNHKCLALDFSGTITSVGKDVTKLKIGDNIVTCYPVTASSKVRVPEAACYKTKRLPFLKDSPCVSYFILSWEILHCALPKVKQQMKLGIFSTAPDSILVKVLSLTAVKSGWTVKVVNKVDQLLHDFREIVFLPPYDDSIIAEASDIMGERNIVLVADNHMTTSVRQLPFRSQNDGVHVKVLFMSIIMQRQSITARKPLIYKWLKNMHLDRKSVLFQKATVQRLANETIDCLPLEESESYFRCQIMPVVVLSHARKSELSDIPLIAKTQKLFEKNSVYIVTGGLSGLGFETVKFIAQRGGGNIVIFSRSSPSQLMEQEIKNVENQCQSVITCLQCDVSVSEQVYQTVSQIKKRFPSNPVKGVFHSAVVLHDGLIESLNKSLYEKVMRPKVNGVINLHHATKNCKLDYFVCYSSISAFLGNASQTNYASANTFMDTFCQFRRNIGLPGQSINWGALNLGLLLNKEHFQRFLEAKGMMVLQVTEIHESLEQCLLINRPQQAVCRFNFKNIRYNVLSQNKSLTMRLSALVEEDFKKTNMIDFRNEPTNTGSSPIKYVKSVISETLGVEQDELSDDTPLSTLGIDSMLAMTLQNLMFQEKGVNIPLVTLLDSESRVSDLAKILGNEENYQDENNLIEQNILEVTRF